The proteins below come from a single Spirochaetia bacterium 38H-sp genomic window:
- a CDS encoding TetR/AcrR family transcriptional regulator, with product MGTRERREREKAERRQFIFERARELFLSKGYTNTSMDEIADVCELSKGTLYLYFKNKEELAVSVVNSVISELRSVLERAVEGAVSGMEALQRVLGAYRAFFRQHVNEFYFSASLELVAGKTGAKNARFDDAYSGVESLLSVLVGVIKQGMRDGSVRSDIDPQKAAFAVASIVKGFLQSMAAGQPDRLLSPQYKKEELIDYSLNLFLDALRPERSTV from the coding sequence ATGGGTACGAGAGAAAGGAGAGAAAGAGAAAAAGCAGAGCGGAGACAGTTTATCTTTGAGCGGGCGCGGGAGCTTTTCCTAAGTAAGGGTTATACAAATACGAGTATGGATGAGATTGCGGATGTGTGCGAGCTTAGCAAGGGGACGCTTTATCTGTATTTTAAAAATAAGGAAGAGCTGGCTGTAAGTGTCGTAAACTCTGTGATTTCTGAGCTTCGCTCTGTGCTTGAGCGGGCGGTTGAGGGAGCGGTATCAGGTATGGAGGCGCTGCAAAGGGTGTTAGGTGCCTACAGGGCTTTTTTCCGTCAGCATGTCAATGAGTTTTATTTTTCAGCGAGTCTGGAGCTTGTTGCGGGGAAGACAGGAGCAAAGAATGCCCGTTTTGATGATGCATATTCCGGGGTCGAGTCTCTTTTGTCCGTACTCGTGGGGGTTATAAAACAGGGGATGAGAGATGGCTCCGTGCGTTCTGATATAGATCCTCAGAAGGCAGCTTTTGCTGTTGCCAGTATTGTAAAGGGTTTTTTGCAGTCTATGGCTGCAGGTCAGCCAGACAGGCTTTTATCTCCCCAATATAAAAAAGAAGAGCTAATAGATTATAGTCTCAATCTTTTTCTGGATGCATTGAGACCGGAAAGGAGTACTGTATGA
- a CDS encoding MMPL family transporter: protein MKRIAFIYRHPWVVIAVICAITVFFGVWIPGIELDNDTFHFIPDNHPERMAFKNTEDLFGEAIGMVVGIEVETGSIFDRDVLGFVDKLTKKIEELDQVGDVMSVTNADYIAATAEGMEVVPIVDSVNSDEDIKLLKSRLLSWDMYEGVLYSSDFKATQIIVPIKSTSTEDEREAIYRSIKQAIADYAVPGVKTYVAGTPAMTVLISHNMNTDIKLLIPLVILVLTASLFLSFRRLGGVILPLVTVVISTIWTVGLMALLGIKLSLIGTVIPVLMVAVGSAYGIHIISHYYDLVRDKGTSVSEDVHVELIVETVRDVGKPVLLAAITTMVGFGSLASSQVRPIQEFGIFSAFGVLAALIVAVTFIPSILLVRHRALKSAEQKNGKEDGVDRFMLFLYRLFSSKRASIILLAIIAIGLGIYGTTLLDKDNVLVDYFKPNTEIRKADKFFREKFTGTKSFEIIVDGKASGALTDPDVLVAMDGLSSYLKDKYPEVKKVISFSDFLKRINQVLNTPPEQLTEEKTTPIEKESSLSVSQQEGSNSGFSSLSFFSDDSKNNNANTSSSEQDKTASSDTTYDNSLFFFDSSDTTDSPSDTSRQGESVYSSHSNIEASYTTAKPGISDIEFARLLNTAYAMADSQDISARELVKLINRELNYMGAAYYEIPHEPKKYSLSSKEELSNLISQYLLLFSGNLSSWTDDAIEPSMAKISVQISDTGSIKPYMIAKDAEEYAKRHFPQGYSIRTSGVAKVEYALTDLIVKSQVISIVASLALVFLIIVINFRSVVAGIYGLIPLGITVLLNFGIMGILGIKLDISTSMVASLAIGIGIDYTIHFLNYYHRERLRTGDSKKASSNSIKGVGKAIVFNAVSVAAGFLVLLLSRFTPLNYLGLLIAITMLTSSTASISLLPALFSIKEPAFLRKPINSYGGEK from the coding sequence ATGAAGCGTATTGCTTTTATTTATAGGCATCCGTGGGTTGTTATCGCGGTTATTTGTGCTATTACTGTTTTTTTTGGCGTATGGATTCCCGGTATAGAGCTTGATAACGATACTTTTCATTTTATTCCCGATAATCATCCGGAGAGAATGGCTTTTAAAAATACTGAGGATCTCTTTGGCGAAGCTATCGGTATGGTTGTAGGTATAGAGGTGGAGACCGGTTCTATTTTTGACAGGGATGTTCTTGGTTTTGTGGATAAGCTTACAAAAAAAATTGAGGAGCTAGATCAGGTAGGCGATGTTATGTCCGTCACCAATGCGGATTATATCGCCGCAACTGCTGAAGGTATGGAAGTTGTGCCTATTGTAGACTCTGTAAACTCGGATGAAGATATAAAACTGCTCAAGTCAAGGCTGCTTTCCTGGGATATGTATGAGGGGGTTCTATATTCTTCTGATTTTAAAGCTACTCAGATTATTGTGCCTATAAAAAGTACTAGTACAGAGGATGAGAGAGAAGCAATTTACAGGTCCATAAAGCAGGCAATTGCCGACTATGCTGTCCCGGGTGTTAAGACTTATGTGGCAGGTACGCCCGCAATGACTGTGCTTATCAGTCATAATATGAATACAGATATCAAATTGCTTATTCCTCTTGTCATTCTTGTTCTTACGGCAAGTCTTTTCCTTTCTTTTAGAAGACTGGGAGGTGTAATTCTGCCTCTTGTCACAGTGGTTATAAGCACTATCTGGACAGTAGGTCTCATGGCTCTTCTGGGTATAAAGCTTTCTCTTATTGGTACGGTCATCCCCGTTCTTATGGTTGCTGTAGGCAGTGCATACGGGATTCATATCATAAGCCATTATTATGATCTTGTACGAGATAAGGGCACCTCTGTCTCAGAAGATGTGCATGTGGAGCTTATTGTGGAGACTGTACGGGATGTGGGTAAGCCTGTTCTCCTTGCAGCTATTACCACCATGGTAGGCTTTGGTTCTCTGGCATCAAGTCAGGTAAGGCCGATTCAGGAGTTTGGAATATTTAGCGCCTTTGGTGTTCTAGCTGCACTTATAGTTGCCGTAACGTTTATTCCCTCTATTTTGCTTGTACGTCACAGAGCCCTCAAATCCGCAGAGCAAAAGAACGGTAAGGAGGATGGGGTTGACAGGTTTATGCTTTTTCTCTATAGGCTCTTTTCCAGCAAAAGGGCAAGCATAATTCTTCTTGCAATAATTGCAATAGGCTTGGGTATTTATGGCACAACATTGCTGGATAAAGACAATGTGCTTGTTGACTACTTTAAGCCAAACACGGAAATAAGAAAAGCTGATAAGTTTTTTAGAGAAAAGTTTACCGGGACAAAATCCTTTGAAATCATCGTGGATGGAAAAGCATCTGGAGCTCTGACAGATCCTGACGTACTTGTTGCTATGGATGGTCTGTCATCTTATCTCAAGGATAAATATCCGGAAGTAAAAAAAGTAATATCTTTTTCCGATTTTTTAAAGCGTATAAATCAGGTGTTAAACACTCCTCCGGAACAGCTTACAGAAGAAAAAACAACTCCCATAGAAAAAGAATCTTCCCTATCAGTATCACAACAGGAAGGAAGCAATTCGGGTTTCTCTTCTCTGAGTTTTTTCTCAGATGACAGTAAGAATAATAATGCTAATACTTCTTCTTCGGAGCAGGATAAGACAGCAAGCTCAGACACAACCTATGACAATTCTCTATTCTTTTTTGACAGCTCCGATACAACAGACAGTCCTTCTGATACAAGTAGGCAAGGAGAATCAGTCTATAGTTCCCATTCCAATATAGAAGCCTCCTACACTACTGCAAAGCCAGGTATAAGCGATATAGAGTTTGCAAGACTGCTAAATACTGCATATGCCATGGCTGACTCTCAGGATATAAGCGCAAGAGAGCTTGTAAAGCTTATAAACAGAGAGCTCAACTATATGGGAGCAGCTTATTACGAGATTCCCCACGAACCGAAAAAATACAGTTTAAGCAGTAAAGAAGAGCTTTCCAACCTGATATCACAGTATTTACTTCTCTTTTCCGGTAACTTATCCTCATGGACAGATGATGCAATAGAGCCGTCTATGGCAAAGATAAGCGTTCAGATATCAGATACGGGCTCCATAAAGCCATATATGATAGCAAAGGATGCGGAAGAATACGCAAAAAGGCACTTTCCCCAAGGGTACAGCATACGTACAAGCGGTGTTGCCAAGGTAGAATACGCACTGACAGATCTTATTGTAAAATCACAAGTTATAAGTATAGTTGCATCTCTTGCTCTCGTCTTTCTTATAATTGTAATCAACTTTAGGTCTGTTGTTGCCGGTATATATGGACTCATACCTCTGGGGATAACCGTTCTTCTCAACTTTGGAATTATGGGCATACTAGGCATAAAATTGGATATATCCACATCCATGGTAGCTTCCCTTGCCATAGGTATAGGCATAGATTACACAATCCACTTTCTCAACTATTACCATAGAGAAAGGCTAAGGACAGGCGACAGCAAGAAGGCAAGCAGCAACAGCATAAAAGGCGTGGGAAAAGCGATTGTGTTTAACGCTGTTTCTGTTGCAGCTGGATTTTTGGTTCTGCTTCTATCCAGATTTACACCACTCAACTATCTGGGGCTGCTTATCGCAATAACAATGCTTACATCCAGCACGGCATCCATAAGCCTGCTGCCTGCATTGTTTTCCATAAAAGAACCGGCTTTCCTTAGAAAGCCAATAAATAGTTACGGAGGAGAAAAATGA
- a CDS encoding outer membrane lipoprotein-sorting protein — protein MIKKKTAITALIFAVTINLFALDGREIMQKAEDSVKVDSTHALVQMSLTDKNNKESVRILEMFEAKDKNGLSQSLIIFHKPASVAGTRFLVQEQKGRSDDKFIYLPSLKRVRRIAASEGGQSFMGSDFSYDDMSTRDIDEDTHTLLREEKYNGQDCYVVQSIPKNLKEAQYQLRISWVRKDNFMPVRVELYETKDRLKKVLTIEKLEKIDGVWTPIITKMENITDKHSTTLTMQKVEYNKKLPDALFTQKFLETGRL, from the coding sequence ATGATAAAAAAGAAAACAGCAATTACAGCTCTTATTTTTGCAGTAACAATCAATCTTTTTGCCCTTGACGGCAGAGAAATAATGCAAAAAGCAGAGGATTCCGTAAAAGTTGACTCAACTCATGCGCTCGTTCAGATGAGCCTTACGGATAAAAACAACAAAGAATCCGTAAGAATACTGGAGATGTTTGAAGCCAAGGATAAGAACGGACTATCACAGAGCCTTATAATCTTTCATAAACCAGCATCAGTTGCAGGCACACGTTTCCTTGTGCAAGAACAAAAGGGACGCTCGGATGATAAGTTTATATACCTTCCCAGTCTCAAAAGAGTAAGAAGAATCGCAGCCTCAGAAGGAGGACAATCCTTTATGGGCTCAGATTTTAGCTACGATGACATGTCGACACGAGATATTGATGAGGACACCCATACACTCCTAAGAGAAGAAAAATACAATGGCCAGGACTGCTATGTAGTACAATCCATACCCAAGAATCTCAAGGAAGCACAATACCAGCTTAGAATATCCTGGGTAAGAAAAGACAACTTTATGCCTGTTAGAGTGGAACTGTACGAAACAAAAGACCGGTTAAAAAAGGTTTTGACAATAGAAAAGCTCGAAAAAATAGACGGAGTGTGGACACCAATCATAACAAAAATGGAAAACATAACAGATAAACACAGCACTACTCTGACCATGCAAAAGGTAGAGTACAACAAGAAACTTCCTGATGCACTGTTTACTCAGAAATTTCTTGAAACAGGGAGACTGTAA
- a CDS encoding phosphoglucomutase — protein MSIIVPKKSAVLDAMESFILSVSGWRKVFAASGLENDLAEDISPEDMVLAFCAGRVFADFFATRMEDGRFVVLGRDTRHTGDAIARCVFAGFLEAGVDCRFIGITAAPEIMALSAVAEDTGGFVYVSASHNPPGHNGIKAGYNGGVLDAEEASSLIEDFKILVNSLEDKDIQHIISLIDKTEIVKDEELKNRAKSSYLDFISSVICGFFYNKDMDSSLSAIKYALSNIRPSIIGELNGSSRALSIDRDFLESLGCSVFIYNNIPGDFAHDILPEGESLALCAELVSEQAKKEKKDVVGYVPDCDGDRGNLVFADQEGNARILDAQEVFALAVLGELAFASVVNPGKPLAVVANGPTSMRIEEIAEAFDAQVIRVEVGEAHVTGKAVELIKQGYVVPILGEGSNGGSIVPPARVRDPLATIGSILKLIALRDEPYALFKRWCKARGINYKKDFSLSDVLASLPAYTTSTTGDNGASLRINTKDMSSLKERYQNIFADEWEQRKNELASMGIYSYHREIYLAGNRYVDSTLPFSLPGEKGGFKMMLKDKEDRPVAFMWMRKSGTEPVFRILVDAKGDNRKLAEYLFNWQRNLIKKADSA, from the coding sequence GTGAGTATAATTGTTCCAAAAAAATCAGCGGTTCTTGACGCCATGGAGAGTTTTATCCTGTCCGTATCAGGCTGGCGCAAGGTTTTTGCAGCATCAGGATTGGAGAATGATCTTGCAGAGGATATAAGCCCTGAGGATATGGTTCTTGCCTTTTGCGCAGGAAGGGTTTTTGCAGATTTTTTTGCAACTCGTATGGAGGATGGGCGGTTTGTTGTACTGGGGCGTGACACAAGGCATACGGGCGATGCTATAGCAAGATGTGTTTTTGCGGGTTTTTTAGAGGCGGGTGTTGACTGCCGTTTTATCGGAATTACAGCAGCTCCTGAGATTATGGCTCTTTCTGCTGTGGCAGAAGATACTGGGGGTTTTGTCTATGTCTCCGCAAGCCATAATCCGCCAGGGCATAACGGTATTAAAGCCGGCTACAATGGCGGTGTTCTGGATGCAGAGGAAGCGAGCTCATTGATAGAAGATTTTAAAATCCTTGTAAACTCGCTTGAGGATAAGGATATCCAACATATCATAAGCTTGATAGATAAAACAGAGATTGTTAAGGATGAGGAGCTCAAAAACAGAGCAAAATCTTCTTATCTTGATTTTATATCTTCTGTGATATGCGGCTTTTTTTATAATAAGGACATGGATTCCTCTTTATCCGCTATCAAGTATGCACTGAGTAATATAAGGCCTTCTATAATAGGAGAACTCAACGGAAGTTCTCGAGCTCTTAGCATAGACAGGGACTTTCTAGAGAGCCTCGGATGTTCTGTGTTTATATATAACAATATTCCAGGTGATTTTGCCCATGATATTCTCCCAGAAGGAGAGTCTCTTGCTCTGTGTGCAGAGCTTGTCTCGGAGCAGGCTAAGAAAGAAAAAAAGGATGTTGTAGGCTATGTTCCTGACTGTGATGGAGACAGGGGGAATCTTGTGTTTGCAGATCAGGAGGGCAACGCAAGGATTCTGGATGCCCAGGAAGTCTTTGCGCTTGCTGTACTTGGTGAGCTGGCCTTTGCCAGTGTCGTTAATCCAGGCAAGCCTCTGGCTGTTGTTGCAAACGGGCCTACATCCATGAGGATAGAGGAGATTGCAGAGGCTTTTGATGCACAGGTCATACGGGTAGAAGTTGGAGAGGCTCATGTCACAGGTAAGGCTGTCGAGCTCATAAAGCAGGGGTATGTCGTGCCCATACTGGGAGAGGGCTCCAACGGGGGCAGCATTGTTCCTCCTGCCAGAGTCAGAGATCCGCTTGCAACAATAGGCTCAATCCTCAAGCTTATTGCACTAAGAGATGAGCCTTATGCCCTTTTTAAAAGATGGTGCAAAGCTAGAGGGATAAATTATAAAAAGGATTTTTCCCTGTCCGATGTTTTGGCTTCTCTTCCCGCATACACTACAAGTACCACAGGAGATAATGGCGCAAGTCTGAGGATAAATACAAAGGATATGAGCTCTCTCAAAGAACGTTATCAGAATATTTTTGCAGATGAGTGGGAACAAAGGAAAAATGAGCTCGCATCCATGGGAATATATTCTTATCACAGAGAAATATATCTTGCCGGCAACAGATATGTTGACAGTACTCTGCCATTCTCCTTACCCGGAGAAAAGGGCGGCTTTAAGATGATGCTCAAAGACAAGGAAGACAGACCTGTAGCCTTTATGTGGATGAGAAAGTCAGGTACAGAGCCTGTCTTTAGAATCCTCGTGGATGCAAAAGGCGACAACAGAAAGCTTGCAGAATATCTTTTTAACTGGCAGAGAAACCTGATAAAGAAAGCCGATTCTGCCTGA